Within uncultured Methanoregula sp., the genomic segment GCCCACTCCGCCATCATCGGCCGGACCAAGATCGAGCGGCGCCCGCTCCTGTTGGTGGAAGCAGCGGCAGGGAAATCAAAGGTGAGCCTCATCCTCCAGAACGCGGAAACGATCCGACTGGTCGGGGAAGACGGGAACGCGATCTCGGTTGTCCAGCTCAAGGCCGGCGACAAAATCCTCGGCAGCGTACTCGAAGGCGGCAGGCACTTTGGCATGGCCGTCAAAGAGACGATCCGCGAGAAGTGATCATGAAGGCAGGTATTATCGGCGGCACCGGGAAGATGGGCCGGCTTTTTGCCTGGGTATTCGGCCAGGCCGGGTACGAGGTCCTGGTATCGGGAAGGAAGACGGCGATCACCGCTGCGGACATAGCAGCGCAGTGTGATATCGTGATTGTCTCGGTCCCGATCCGGGAAACGATCCGGGTCATCGGCGAGGTCGCCCCACTCATGAAGCCCGGCCAGCTCCTCTGCGACTTCACGTCACTCAAGGTGAAACCGGTCGAGGCGATGCTGAAATCAAAGGCTGACGTAATCGGCCTCCACCCGATGTTCGGGCCCACGGTAAAAACCATCCGGAACCAGACGATCATTGTATGCCCCGCACGGGCGAAAGAGGAACGGGTGGCAGCGCTCGTTGCCGTCTTCGAAGCCCAGGGAGCAGTCTGCACGATCGCAACACCGGAAGAACACGACCGGACGGTCGCCGTTGTCCAGGGGCTCACCCACTTCGTCACGCTCTGCGTTGCCGATACCGTGCGGAGGCTGAACGTCGACCTCCACAAGACCGGGCAGTTCGAGAGCCCCGTGTACCAGATCGAGCTCTCGCTCGTGGGCCGGCTCCTCTCGCAGGACCCGGCGCTCTATGCCGACATCCTCCAGCAGAACCCGTATGTTCCCGAAGTTCTCGCCGCGTGCCGGAGTTCTGCCGCAGACCTTGCATCAATTGTCGAAGCAAAAGATCCCGAACGCTTCCGGGCATTCTTCGAGAAGAACAGCCGCCATCTCGGCGAGTATTGCGAAGAGGGCCAGAAGACCACCGATATGCTGATCGAATGCATGGTGAACAGATGAACCTCATCACCCTCGGGCCTGAGGGAACATTCTCACACCAGCTCGCCCTGAAGATAGCGCGGGAGACCGGCGAGACCATCCGGCTCGTTCCTACCATTGCCGGGATCATGACCGCGGTGGCACGGGGCGAAGGCGACGGGATCGTTCCCATGGAGAACTCCGAAGCCGGCAGCGTGGGGGAGACCCTCGACGGCCTCACCCGGTTCCCGCTCTCGATCACGGCCGAGATGTACATGCCCATCCACCACAACCTGGCATCGCCTGACCCGCTCGAAACCATCCGGGTGATCTATGCCCACCCCCAGACCCACGAGCAGTGCAGCGGGAAGATCGAGGAGTGGGGCGTGCCGGTCATCCACACGAGCAGCAATGCATCGAGCGCACGCGAATCAAAAAAGACCCCCCATGCCGGCGCCATCCTTTCCGAAGTAGCGGCATCCCTGTACGAGATCCCCGTCATTGTCCGGAACACTGAGAACAACCCGAATAACACCACCCGCTTTGTCCGGATCTCGACCGTTCCTGCCCGGGACAGCCACCCGGAAAAATGCAGCGTGCTCATCGACCCGAGCACGGACCGGGCCGGCCTGCTCCACGATCTCCTCCATGTCTTTGCCGAACGGGGCATCAACCTGACCCGCATCGAGTCCCGGCCTTCCAAGCGGGGGATCGGGAACTATGTCTTTTTCCTCGATTACGCATGGTCGGAAAAGACTGCCGAAGCCCTGGCAGAACTCCGAAAGATAACAGAGATCAAGGAACTGGGCTGTTACCGCAAAGTGGAGGTCTTCCCATGATCGTCACGCCACCAAAAACAGAAAATGTGGATCTCGTGATGACCGCCCCGCCATCCAAGAGTTACACGCACCGGGCGCTCATCTGCGGTGCACTCGGGGCGGGCACGACAACGGTAGTCAACCCGCTCGATGCCGAAGACACCCGGCTTACGATTGCCGCTCTCAAAGCCCTCGGGATCCCGGTAACCGTAACCAAAAACCGGGTTGTCATTGAAGGATGCGACGGGGTTATTCCCGCACTAGGGCCCGTGACCCTTGACCTCGACAACTCCGGCACCAGCCTGCGCCTCCTTACCTCGCTGGCCCTGCTTGCCCGGCACCCGGTCACCCTCACCGGCAGCGCCCGTATGCAGGAGCGGCCCATAGGCCCGCTGGCCGAAGCCCTCCGGTCAATCGGCGGATCGGTCCGGTTCCAGAGAACGGAGGGATTCCCCCCGCTGGAAGTCAGCGGGAAACTCCGCGGGGGAAGAGTTGAAGTCGACGGCTCGATGAGCAGCCAGTTCATCTCATCTATCCTGATCGCTGCACCGTATGCGGAGACCGGGACGATGGTCGTTCTCCCCGTATTCCCGGCATCGGCCTCGTACCTCGACATCACACTCAGCGTGATGAACGGGTTCGGGGCCCGGGTTGTCCGGAACGAGTACGAGTGGTTTGCCGTGGACAACAGCCGGCACTACAAAGGACGGACGTATGCAGTCGAGGGAGACTACTCGTCCGCATCGTACTTCTTTGCCATAGCCGCGGTCTGCGGAGGCAGGGTCCGGGTGGAGAATCTCGACCCCGCATCGGTGCAGGGGGACCGCAGGTTCCTCGAAGCACTGGGCGCCATGGGGTGCAACGTCACCGGCACCGGCACAACCATAACGGTTGAGCGGTCCGGGGACCTGGACGGGATAACGTTCGACATGTCCTCCTCGCCCGATACAGTCCAGACGCTCTGCATGGTGGCAGCCATGGCAAAAACCCCGACAACCATCACGGGCATCAGTCATTTAAAGTTCAAGGAAAGCGACCGTATCAATGGTACAGCGGACCGGCTCCGGGCGCTGGGCGGGCATGTTGACGTGGACGATGACAGCATCACCATCCACCCGTCGCCCCTCCATGGCGGGAATGTCGATCCGGCAAACGATCACCGCACTGCCATGAGTTTTGCGGTGCTGGGAATGGGAATCGGGGGCATTACAATAACCAATGCAGCGTGCGTCAACAAATCCTTCCCGGGCTTCTGGGAGAGCCTGCGGGAGGTTATCCCGTGAAGCGGATCATTCTTGCCGGCTTCCGCGGGACCGGTAAGACCGAGATCGGGAAGATCCTGGCCCGTGAGCTGAACGTGCCGTTCGCGGACACGGATGCCCTCATCGAGCAGAGAACCGGCCGCTCCATCCCGGACATATTCAGCGAGGACGGCGAGGAGCGGTTCCGGAAGATCGAGCGCGAGGTTATCGCTTCCCTGCCCGCAGGCAACGTGGTTGTCAGCACGGGCGGGGGAGCGGTCGTGGACCCCGACAACATGAAGAACCTGCGACGGGACAGCACCGTCATCCTTCTCACGGCCGATCTCGACACGATCGAGCAGCGGATCGCGAGGTCCCCCCGGCCCCCGCTCACGAACCTCCCGCTCCGGGAAGAGATAGCAGAGATGATGGACCGGCGCCGGCAGAACTATCACGCGGCAGCCGATCTCTGCGTTGATACGAGTGAGACCACCTCCGGTGCAGCCGCAGAAACGATCCTGCGCTCGCTCAGGTCCGGGACAGCCGGCCCGAAAGAGCGAAAGGATGCTCTCGCATTCTTCCGGACCGGGCGGATACCGGCGCAGGGAATGCAGAGGCTCGAATCCATTCTTGCGGATACACCAGAAGATCCGCTGACCCGGATCCTCGGGGTGGCCGGGTATCCCTGCGCCCACAGCAAGGGGCCCCGTCTCTTCAACAGCCTCTTTGCGGAATACCAGCTCAACTACCATTACACGTTGTTCGAAGGCCCGAAGA encodes:
- a CDS encoding prephenate dehydrogenase/arogenate dehydrogenase family protein, whose protein sequence is MKAGIIGGTGKMGRLFAWVFGQAGYEVLVSGRKTAITAADIAAQCDIVIVSVPIRETIRVIGEVAPLMKPGQLLCDFTSLKVKPVEAMLKSKADVIGLHPMFGPTVKTIRNQTIIVCPARAKEERVAALVAVFEAQGAVCTIATPEEHDRTVAVVQGLTHFVTLCVADTVRRLNVDLHKTGQFESPVYQIELSLVGRLLSQDPALYADILQQNPYVPEVLAACRSSAADLASIVEAKDPERFRAFFEKNSRHLGEYCEEGQKTTDMLIECMVNR
- a CDS encoding prephenate dehydratase domain-containing protein, coding for MNLITLGPEGTFSHQLALKIARETGETIRLVPTIAGIMTAVARGEGDGIVPMENSEAGSVGETLDGLTRFPLSITAEMYMPIHHNLASPDPLETIRVIYAHPQTHEQCSGKIEEWGVPVIHTSSNASSARESKKTPHAGAILSEVAASLYEIPVIVRNTENNPNNTTRFVRISTVPARDSHPEKCSVLIDPSTDRAGLLHDLLHVFAERGINLTRIESRPSKRGIGNYVFFLDYAWSEKTAEALAELRKITEIKELGCYRKVEVFP
- the aroA gene encoding 3-phosphoshikimate 1-carboxyvinyltransferase codes for the protein MIVTPPKTENVDLVMTAPPSKSYTHRALICGALGAGTTTVVNPLDAEDTRLTIAALKALGIPVTVTKNRVVIEGCDGVIPALGPVTLDLDNSGTSLRLLTSLALLARHPVTLTGSARMQERPIGPLAEALRSIGGSVRFQRTEGFPPLEVSGKLRGGRVEVDGSMSSQFISSILIAAPYAETGTMVVLPVFPASASYLDITLSVMNGFGARVVRNEYEWFAVDNSRHYKGRTYAVEGDYSSASYFFAIAAVCGGRVRVENLDPASVQGDRRFLEALGAMGCNVTGTGTTITVERSGDLDGITFDMSSSPDTVQTLCMVAAMAKTPTTITGISHLKFKESDRINGTADRLRALGGHVDVDDDSITIHPSPLHGGNVDPANDHRTAMSFAVLGMGIGGITITNAACVNKSFPGFWESLREVIP
- the aroE gene encoding shikimate dehydrogenase, whose translation is MKRIILAGFRGTGKTEIGKILARELNVPFADTDALIEQRTGRSIPDIFSEDGEERFRKIEREVIASLPAGNVVVSTGGGAVVDPDNMKNLRRDSTVILLTADLDTIEQRIARSPRPPLTNLPLREEIAEMMDRRRQNYHAAADLCVDTSETTSGAAAETILRSLRSGTAGPKERKDALAFFRTGRIPAQGMQRLESILADTPEDPLTRILGVAGYPCAHSKGPRLFNSLFAEYQLNYHYTLFEGPKIEEIMHTAREINAKGLSVTIPFKQDVIPLLDEIDENAAQSIGAVNTVVFACGSAVGYNTDWLGVRKPLVSLKGAKAVLLGAGGVASAAAYALVDLDMDVTILNRTPANAKALAERAGCRWAAWDAFDDIHPDLVVNATPLGMEPDTRSPLRPDQLRREMTVFDLVYTPPITPLIEAARAAGCPTITGTDLFIEQAKEQFWLWFGIDVPRETLRKYVS